One window of the Xiphophorus couchianus chromosome 12, X_couchianus-1.0, whole genome shotgun sequence genome contains the following:
- the ckap2l gene encoding cytoskeleton-associated protein 2-like — MEASESAALLSRKELRKQKLMEYLAAKGKLKPPNVMQSLHGESHNQTSLKVAMGKENKAPPDKIRWHNSKDKTLVPQRSQDPPRRRALGVSDKGNVTNGNQTAICSSSSSVSAQTNVNQNPLLRKTYTVLSSKSSFTPAATQQNQPNTGSRNLSKVQLNGHCTHAAKSEPKPSKSSSRAALCPLEMASSRISTGPLVKTKTGLVPAAIQPRNPKSNASHPPGSKRQPFTFSTVAKNPKGKGQLGKMSSVSASQRPAVVIPTNSRARSKTEAQNRSKPKPLPVKLTPPTGRSQLWTGLHSAGPSKCKTVKPEQSVLTSKTAGQPAHTSKTQVKKNTQSVKADAPTTSRPSIKRSSTAVKTNESVWSKDGRETKTNRETQIIQKTSRNISSGHLPTKCAAATRGYRTAPQPSRSISLLDRTAATKTPKVMIKTAPQTEVKKLTAAQEERMRKLQEWRESKGISYKRPPMPVKAPATRTVSVPQPFWASMELEDEAHSLICAVDRSLEDCIKLLAEGCPADRVKDVLSRLPAVSQKFAKYWICRARLMEQEGNLDVLPMFEEAVRVVLEPVDELRTAVFDILKKKDEIQENEKRDDGSATTEASPDCGNDPLMTPKPVRVLIKGERGGSSMVKYKITATPGGPASQQKETVRVKGQEVRFFTPVRRSVRIERSCFRYPPSLQDHDVCVNSYSDLISEEGKETSEEQSSCSGSNTPMYIYRQNEALEDKVSIKLVLNDSF; from the exons ATGGAAGCGAGTGAGTCGGCAGCGTTGCTTTCCAGAAAAG AGTTGCGGAAACAGAAGCTGATGGAATACTTGGCAGCAAAAGGAAAGCTGAAACCTCCAAACGTCAT GCAATCCCTCCACGGGGAATCTCACAATCAAACCTCTCTGAAG gTTGCtatgggaaaagaaaacaaagctcCACCTGACAAGATCAGGTGGCACAATTCTAAAGATAAAACGTTGGTGCCTCAGCGCAGTCAAGATCCTCCCAGAAGAAGAGCACTGGGTGTCTCTGACAAAGGAAATGTGACAAATGGAAACCAAACTGCCATTTGCTCATCATCCAGCAGCGTGTCAGCACAGACAAACGTTAATCAAAATCCCCTGCTCAGGAAAACATACACCGTATTGTCTTCCAAATCCAGTTTCACTCCAGCTGCAACTCAGCAAAATCAACCCAACACAGGGAGTCGAAACCTGAGCAAGGTGCAGTTAAATGGACATTGTACACATGCAGCAAAGTCAGAACCCAAACCAAGCAAAAGTTCAAGTCGGGCTGCGTTATGCCCACTGGAAATGGCGAGCAGTCGAATAAGTACTGGCCCACTTGTTAAGACCAAAACAGGGCTTGTGCCTGCAGCGATCCAGCCGAGGAATCCAAAATCAAACGCATCACATCCACCTGGCTCAAAGCGTCAGCCGTTCACTTTCTCCACTGTTGCTAAGAATCCAAAGGGCAAAGGGCAGTTAGGCAAAATGTCATCGGTCTCTGCTTCCCAGAGGCCTGCTGTGGTGATTCCTACAAATTCAAGAGCTAGGAGTAAAACCGAAGCTCAGAACAGGTCTAAACCTAAGCCGCTTCCCGTTAAACTAACACCACCAACTGGAAGGAGCCAATTATGGACTGGACTTCACTCAGCTGGGCCTTCCAAATGCAAAACTGTCAAACCAGAGCAGAGCGTGTTAACCAGTAAAACAGCAGGGCAGCCTGCTCACACATCTAAAActcaagtaaagaaaaacactcaATCTGTAAAAGCTGATGCCCCAACAACCTCAAGGCCATCAATCAAACGCAGCTCAACAGCCGTCAAGACGAATGAGAGCGTTTGGTCTAAAGATGGGAGGGAAACAAAGACGAACAGAGAGACACAAATCATACAGAAAACATCTAGAAATATTTCTTCAGGGCATCTGCCTACAAAATGTGCAGCTGCTACGCGGGGGTACCGAACCGCACCGCAGCCTTCCAGGTCCATCAGCCTGCTGGACCGGACTGCAGCCACCAAGACGCCAAAGGTCATGATTAAAACTGCTCCCCAGACTGAAGTAAAGAAACTGACTGCTGCGCAGGAGGAGAGGAT GAGGAAACTACAAGAATGGCGAGAATCGAAGGGGATTTCCTACAAACGTCCTCCGATGCCAGTGAAAGCGCCAGCCACGCGCACCGTGTCCGTTCCTCAGCCCTTCTGGGCTTCCATGGAGCTGGAGGACGAAGCCCACTCTCTCATCTGTGCCGTGGACCGGTCCCTGGAGGACTGCATCAAGTTGCTTGCCGAG GGCTGCCCTGCGGACCGGGTGAAGGACGTCCTCTCACGGCTGCCGGCGGTGTCTCAGAAGTTCGCCAAGTACTGGATCTGTCGAGCCCGGCTGATGGAGCAAGAGGGAAACTTGGACGTGCTGCCCATGTTTGAAGAAGCTGTTCGAGTTGTGTTGGAG CCAGTGGATGAGCTGCGGACTGCGGTTTTTgacattctgaagaagaaagaCGAAATCCAAG aaaatgaaaaacggGACGATGGCTCTGCAACCACGGAAGCGTCTCCAGACTGTGGCAACGACCCACTGATGACACCTAAACCTGTCAGAGTTCTCATcaaaggagagagaggaggcTCATCCATGGTCAAGTACAAGATCACTGCGACTCCTGG GGGCCCAGCAAGTCAGCAGAAGGAGACAGTCAGGGTCAAAGGGCAGGAGGTCCGGTTCTTCACCCCGGTTCGACGGTCCGTGCGAATCGAGAGATCGTGTTTCCGATACCCGCCGTCGCTCCAGGACCACGACGTCTGCGTGAATTCGTACAGTGATCTGATCTCAGAGGAGGGCAAAGAAACCAGTGAAGAACAATCGAGCTGCTCTGGTAGCAACACACCCATGTACATTTACAGACAGAACGAGGCACTTGAAGACAAAGTTTCCATCAAACTCGTCCTTAACGacagtttttaa